A genomic window from Polaribacter gangjinensis includes:
- a CDS encoding glycosyl hydrolase family 17 protein yields MSYREEHYFKPDHANYISESGKEGVDFSNYSNEDLVSLWRETLKKGMHGVCFSMYEDGQEPGDTITEEQVERRIKILKPNAKWIRSFSCIEGNENIPRIAKKHGMKNLVGAWLGDDLEKNEQEIEGLIQLAKEGCVDIAAVGNEVLYRKDLTEQELLGYILRVKEALKGLNIPVGYVDAYYEFSHRPSITEVCDVILSNCYPYWEGCSIDYSLAHMQQMFSIASHAGQGKKVIITETGWPSQGSSLGGAHSNAENAMKYFINAQVWSAKDNIEMFYFSSFDESWKVGAEGDVGAYWGLWDKHEKLKF; encoded by the coding sequence ATGTCATATAGAGAAGAACATTATTTTAAACCTGATCATGCAAATTACATTAGTGAGTCAGGCAAAGAAGGGGTAGATTTTTCTAACTATTCTAATGAAGATTTAGTTTCTCTTTGGAGAGAAACCTTGAAAAAAGGAATGCACGGAGTTTGTTTCAGTATGTATGAAGACGGTCAAGAGCCAGGAGATACAATTACTGAAGAACAAGTTGAACGTAGAATTAAAATTTTAAAACCGAATGCAAAATGGATTCGTTCTTTTTCTTGTATTGAAGGAAATGAAAACATTCCTAGAATCGCAAAAAAACATGGAATGAAAAATTTAGTAGGTGCATGGTTGGGTGATGATTTGGAGAAAAATGAACAAGAAATTGAAGGATTGATTCAACTAGCCAAAGAAGGTTGCGTAGATATTGCAGCCGTTGGTAATGAGGTTTTATATCGAAAAGATTTAACAGAGCAAGAACTTTTAGGTTATATTTTACGTGTGAAAGAAGCTTTAAAAGGATTAAACATTCCTGTTGGCTATGTAGATGCATACTATGAGTTTTCTCACAGACCTTCAATTACCGAAGTTTGCGATGTTATTTTATCAAACTGCTATCCTTATTGGGAAGGTTGTAGTATAGATTATTCTTTGGCTCATATGCAACAAATGTTTAGCATTGCCTCTCATGCAGGACAGGGGAAAAAAGTAATTATTACAGAAACAGGATGGCCAAGTCAAGGAAGTAGTTTGGGTGGTGCACATTCTAACGCTGAGAATGCCATGAAATATTTTATCAATGCGCAAGTATGGTCAGCAAAAGATAATATAGAGATGTTTTACTTCTCCTCTTTTGATGAATCATGGAAAGTTGGTGCAGAAGGTGATGTAGGAGCTTATTGGGGATTGTGGGACAAACACGAAAAATTAAAATTTTAA
- a CDS encoding DUF819 domain-containing protein — protein sequence MSEPIITNDAIVFGILMISLGFVFYTENITTGFWSKFYKIVPGLFMAYFIPALFTTFGLISPEWETKNVAGEIVKNKSQLYFVSSQYLLPAALVLMTLSIDLKAIFNLGSKALIMFFTGTIGIIIGGPIAILLISIFSPETLGGSNFDAVWRGLSTLAGSWIGGGANQTAMLEIYKYNPAKYGGMVIVDIVVANIWMAILLIGIGKKDAIDKWLKADTSAIEDLKQKVTLFTDKVKRNPTLSDLMIMLAIAFGTVGFGHFTAKYLSEFFKEFVATISSPTIRNTFSFLDSSFFWLISIATLVAIILSFTKAKNYEGAGASKLGSVFIYILVASIGMKMDLNQALENPGLIVIGLVWMTIHAILLIIVAKIIKAPYFFLAVGSQANVGGAASAPIVAQAFHPSLATVGVLLAVFGYAIGTVGAIICTILMELAATL from the coding sequence GTTCCGGGTTTGTTTATGGCATATTTTATTCCTGCACTATTCACCACTTTCGGATTAATTTCTCCAGAATGGGAAACAAAAAATGTAGCTGGTGAAATCGTTAAAAATAAATCACAATTATATTTTGTATCAAGCCAATATTTATTGCCAGCTGCATTGGTTTTAATGACGCTGAGTATAGATTTAAAAGCCATCTTTAATTTGGGTTCAAAAGCATTAATCATGTTTTTTACAGGAACTATAGGGATTATTATTGGTGGTCCAATTGCTATTTTACTCATCTCCATTTTCTCTCCAGAAACTTTGGGAGGAAGCAATTTTGATGCAGTTTGGAGAGGACTTTCAACGCTTGCAGGAAGTTGGATTGGTGGTGGTGCCAACCAAACAGCGATGTTGGAAATTTACAAATACAATCCTGCAAAATATGGAGGAATGGTCATTGTGGATATTGTAGTTGCCAATATTTGGATGGCAATTTTATTGATTGGAATTGGCAAAAAAGATGCTATAGACAAATGGTTGAAAGCAGATACTTCAGCAATCGAAGATTTGAAACAAAAAGTTACGCTTTTTACAGATAAAGTAAAAAGAAATCCAACACTATCAGATTTAATGATTATGCTGGCAATTGCGTTTGGAACTGTAGGATTTGGTCATTTTACGGCTAAATATCTGAGTGAATTTTTCAAAGAATTTGTTGCTACAATTTCATCACCAACTATCAGAAATACATTCTCTTTTTTAGATTCTAGTTTTTTTTGGTTGATTAGTATCGCAACTTTAGTGGCTATTATTTTATCTTTCACCAAAGCCAAAAACTACGAAGGTGCTGGAGCAAGTAAATTAGGAAGTGTTTTTATTTATATTTTAGTAGCCTCTATCGGAATGAAAATGGATTTAAATCAAGCTTTAGAAAATCCTGGCTTGATAGTTATAGGTTTGGTTTGGATGACAATTCATGCCATCCTTTTAATTATTGTTGCAAAAATAATTAAAGCTCCATACTTCTTTTTGGCTGTTGGAAGTCAGGCAAATGTTGGTGGTGCAGCCTCTGCTCCTATTGTTGCACAAGCTTTTCATCCGTCTTTGGCAACTGTTGGTGTTTTATTAGCTGTTTTTGGGTATGCTATTGGAACAGTTGGAGCGATAATTTGTACGATTTTAATGGAATTAGCGGCTACTCTTTAA
- a CDS encoding T9SS type A sorting domain-containing protein yields the protein MKKITLLFALLVSSIGFSQTYDLLESFDGTGFEGTFGGTSAEYAADPSNASVQVIKITSSPTGTVWQGINVVLSGNYKLTSDTQLTMKLDVYSTTAITIAPKAQGGVSGAPESVTSVDHSGSGWETLTLTFDKSLDGKVPANGVYADFALHINWNTSSNNFGAADGRIFYVKNLQGLSATPPAALEPTDAPPTPPTYTGNNVMSLYSEAFTPAATITNVDWDDSAFQEVTIAGNKVLKIDGGNFIGMNLDVFLNATNMTHLHMDYWISTDHTPGTVLNPKLSNHGNQTAETSAIDITNIIESQDEVKKWQSKDFPLNGARESIKQFLITDAGKIGVYYLDNVYLYVAGTASVEDNLFNVSLYPNPASNRLNISAANTIQNAEIYNVLGKKVMNVTINKTSESIDISNLASGVYMIKYNIENTVGTAKFIKQ from the coding sequence ATGAAAAAAATTACATTATTATTTGCCTTGTTGGTTTCTTCAATAGGGTTTTCTCAAACTTATGATTTATTAGAATCATTTGATGGTACTGGATTTGAAGGTACTTTTGGTGGAACAAGTGCTGAATATGCAGCCGATCCTTCAAATGCATCTGTACAAGTAATTAAAATAACTAGCAGTCCTACAGGTACTGTTTGGCAAGGTATAAACGTTGTTTTATCGGGTAATTATAAATTGACTTCCGATACTCAATTAACAATGAAGTTAGATGTTTATTCCACAACAGCAATAACGATTGCCCCTAAAGCACAAGGTGGTGTTTCTGGTGCCCCAGAATCAGTTACTTCTGTAGATCATTCTGGGTCAGGATGGGAAACTTTAACCTTAACTTTTGATAAAAGTTTGGATGGTAAAGTTCCTGCTAATGGTGTTTATGCTGATTTTGCTCTTCATATTAACTGGAATACTAGTTCTAATAATTTTGGAGCTGCAGACGGTAGGATTTTTTATGTAAAAAATCTTCAAGGGTTATCAGCTACTCCACCTGCAGCTTTAGAGCCAACTGATGCACCACCAACACCACCAACCTACACTGGTAATAATGTAATGTCATTATATAGTGAGGCTTTTACTCCTGCAGCAACAATAACTAATGTTGATTGGGATGATTCAGCTTTTCAAGAAGTTACTATTGCAGGAAACAAGGTATTAAAAATTGACGGTGGTAATTTTATTGGAATGAATTTAGATGTTTTTCTTAATGCAACTAATATGACTCATTTACATATGGATTATTGGATTTCTACTGATCATACTCCTGGTACAGTTTTAAATCCTAAATTATCAAATCATGGAAATCAAACAGCAGAAACTAGTGCTATTGATATTACAAATATCATCGAAAGTCAAGATGAAGTAAAAAAATGGCAATCGAAAGATTTTCCGTTGAATGGTGCAAGAGAATCTATTAAGCAATTTTTAATTACAGATGCAGGAAAAATTGGAGTTTATTATTTAGATAATGTTTATTTATATGTTGCTGGAACTGCTTCTGTTGAAGACAATTTATTCAATGTAAGCTTATATCCAAACCCAGCATCAAACAGATTGAATATTTCTGCAGCGAATACTATTCAAAATGCTGAAATCTACAATGTGTTAGGTAAAAAAGTAATGAATGTAACAATCAACAAAACTAGCGAGTCAATTGATATTTCAAACTTGGCTTCTGGTGTGTATATGATTAAATACAACATCGAAAATACTGTTGGAACTGCAAAGTTTATCAAACAATAA
- a CDS encoding DUF4369 domain-containing protein has product MKKIIAIFSITFTIFACSKKEGNMIVEGQIKGLKKGTLYLQKMRDTVLVSVDSVKLLGSEMFRLTDQVDSPVMYYLTFDGNTTDKRILFFGEEGVITINDHVEKFGINPTISGSKNQEVMDKFNEINKQFQSERLEFIKKDFEAKKSGNEELIQKVEDDYKRLVRRRVLYTTNFAINNADFEAAPYIAITEMYDATFQMLDTVNKSLTPKVKKSVYGKSLENYLNQIKKSEQE; this is encoded by the coding sequence ATGAAAAAAATTATTGCAATTTTTAGTATCACTTTTACCATTTTCGCTTGTTCTAAAAAGGAAGGAAACATGATTGTAGAAGGTCAAATAAAAGGATTGAAAAAAGGAACTTTGTATTTACAAAAAATGCGAGATACCGTTTTGGTTTCTGTAGATTCTGTAAAACTTCTAGGATCAGAAATGTTTCGATTAACAGACCAAGTTGATTCACCTGTAATGTATTATTTAACTTTTGATGGAAATACTACTGATAAACGTATTTTGTTTTTTGGTGAAGAAGGTGTAATTACCATTAACGATCATGTTGAAAAATTCGGAATTAATCCAACCATATCTGGATCAAAAAATCAAGAAGTGATGGATAAATTCAATGAAATTAATAAACAATTTCAATCCGAAAGATTGGAATTCATCAAAAAAGATTTTGAAGCTAAAAAATCAGGTAACGAAGAATTGATTCAAAAAGTTGAAGATGATTACAAAAGATTGGTAAGAAGACGCGTTTTATACACAACAAATTTTGCTATCAACAATGCGGATTTTGAAGCTGCTCCTTATATTGCAATTACTGAAATGTACGATGCCACTTTTCAAATGTTAGATACTGTAAATAAATCTTTAACACCAAAAGTGAAAAAATCAGTATACGGAAAAAGTTTAGAAAACTATTTAAATCAAATTAAAAAGTCGGAACAAGAATAA
- a CDS encoding glycoside hydrolase family 3 protein, whose protein sequence is MKINIVTYLLSCFLLIGFSCKNEMKVSNEILIEQKVEALLKQMTLDEKIGQMSQIRHFEENADAHVSEKFIGSIIHTQGPTPGKTAKEWQKRFIELQKKALATRLGIPLLFGVDAVHGQNTFEGATIFPHNIGLGAANNEDLVYEIAKITALESQATGFNWVFSPCVAIPYNEKWGRVYEAFSESTNITEKLTKASVKGHQGNLADATTVMATAKHFVGDGATDFGVEGGETTLSDDEIHKYLLPPYKAAVQEKVGAVMASFNSINGISMHNHKALITDTLKIGMKFDGIVVSDWKAYSRFNGIEVVNAGVDVIMAVDGDLEDFQEGLKKAVQEKLVSIDRIDDAVRRILRQKFRLGLFENPFPDTTLVSKIGIKKHREIAKQAVRESLVLLKNENQVLPISKETKKIVVVGEHANNSGLQSGGWTVNWQGSLENYKEATTILEGIKKQSKGTLVYDKNASENHFDADLAIIVVGENPYAEFFGDIGHESNQLKLTLTEEHQNYIKKYSDKGIKTIVVLISGRPLVVTDQINQSNAFVVAWLPGSEGDGIAEVLFGDYNFKGKLPHSWPKDVKDFEHKYGPNFWDKTQNPLYEFGFGMTYE, encoded by the coding sequence ATGAAAATCAATATCGTAACATATCTGTTGAGTTGTTTTTTATTGATAGGTTTTTCTTGTAAAAATGAAATGAAAGTAAGTAACGAAATTCTTATTGAACAAAAAGTAGAAGCATTGCTAAAGCAAATGACTTTGGATGAAAAAATTGGACAAATGTCGCAAATCCGTCATTTTGAAGAAAATGCTGATGCACATGTTTCTGAAAAATTCATTGGTTCTATCATTCATACGCAAGGACCAACTCCAGGAAAAACTGCTAAAGAATGGCAAAAACGTTTTATTGAATTACAAAAAAAAGCGCTAGCAACTCGTTTAGGAATTCCGTTGTTATTTGGAGTTGATGCTGTTCATGGTCAAAATACCTTTGAAGGGGCAACTATTTTTCCGCACAATATTGGTTTAGGGGCTGCAAATAATGAAGATTTGGTTTATGAAATTGCAAAAATTACGGCTTTAGAAAGTCAAGCAACAGGTTTCAATTGGGTTTTTTCGCCTTGTGTAGCCATTCCATACAACGAAAAATGGGGAAGAGTGTATGAGGCTTTTTCCGAAAGTACGAATATTACCGAAAAACTAACCAAAGCATCTGTTAAAGGTCACCAAGGAAATTTAGCTGATGCAACAACTGTCATGGCTACTGCCAAACATTTTGTAGGTGATGGCGCAACTGATTTTGGAGTTGAAGGTGGTGAAACTACACTTTCTGATGATGAAATTCACAAGTATTTATTGCCTCCATATAAAGCTGCAGTTCAAGAAAAAGTGGGTGCTGTGATGGCTTCTTTTAATAGTATCAACGGAATTTCTATGCACAATCACAAAGCATTGATTACAGATACTTTGAAAATCGGAATGAAATTCGATGGAATTGTAGTGTCTGATTGGAAAGCCTATTCTCGTTTCAATGGAATTGAAGTTGTCAATGCAGGTGTTGATGTAATTATGGCTGTTGATGGAGATTTAGAAGATTTTCAAGAAGGATTGAAAAAAGCAGTTCAAGAAAAATTAGTTTCTATAGACCGGATTGATGATGCTGTGAGAAGAATTTTACGTCAAAAATTCAGATTGGGTTTGTTTGAAAATCCATTTCCAGACACAACATTAGTCTCAAAAATTGGCATCAAGAAACACCGAGAAATTGCCAAACAAGCAGTAAGAGAATCGTTAGTTTTATTGAAAAATGAAAATCAAGTATTGCCAATTTCAAAAGAAACTAAAAAAATCGTAGTTGTTGGTGAACACGCAAATAACTCAGGATTGCAATCTGGAGGTTGGACTGTAAATTGGCAAGGTTCATTGGAAAATTACAAAGAAGCAACTACCATTTTAGAGGGCATCAAAAAACAATCAAAAGGAACTCTGGTGTATGATAAAAACGCTTCAGAAAATCATTTTGATGCAGATTTAGCGATTATTGTTGTTGGCGAAAATCCATATGCAGAATTTTTTGGAGACATTGGTCATGAATCCAATCAATTGAAATTAACCTTGACTGAAGAGCATCAAAATTATATTAAAAAGTATTCAGATAAAGGCATAAAAACAATTGTTGTTTTAATCTCTGGTAGACCTTTGGTGGTAACTGATCAAATCAATCAATCAAATGCTTTTGTAGTAGCTTGGTTGCCAGGATCAGAAGGAGATGGAATTGCAGAAGTACTTTTCGGAGATTATAATTTTAAAGGAAAATTACCCCATTCTTGGCCAAAAGATGTAAAAGATTTTGAACATAAATACGGTCCTAATTTTTGGGATAAAACCCAAAATCCCCTTTATGAATTTGGTTTTGGAATGACATATGAATAA
- a CDS encoding MFS transporter, translated as MKNYVTPVRDRVPLGQKAAFGAGHLVLNLLPGALGVFMFFLLTAFGMDPFLAGLLGGLPRIFDALTDPIMGFISDNTKSKWGRRRPYIFVGAILSGILFAVLWQMDPNESQNYNFWYFLIMSMVFLIGNTMFATPLVGLGYEMTSDYNERTRLMAFSQTIGQIAWMIVPWFWVIIADPTIFETQAIGVRKLSIIVGIACIILGVLPALFCKGIDSAHMENRKEISFKTLFSNLIDLFKSIAQVAKNKPFLKLCGATFLVFNGFQMVAAFSVYIIVFYMYNGSYADAGTWPAWFSTVTALVTAFAVIPIVTIIANKFGKRQAFIISTALSIVGYILKWWAFDVNNPYLIFMPIPFMAFGLGGLFTLMMSMTADVCDLDELENGMPRKEGTFGAIYWWMVKLGQALALVLGGAVLKFVGFDGNAAQQTAETMTSLRLADVIIPSITAGLAIVVMWSYSLSESRAKKIKEQLIERRGEL; from the coding sequence ATGAAAAATTATGTAACTCCAGTTAGAGATCGAGTTCCTTTAGGGCAAAAAGCAGCTTTTGGTGCAGGACATTTGGTATTAAACTTATTGCCTGGTGCTTTGGGTGTTTTTATGTTCTTTTTATTAACAGCATTTGGAATGGATCCTTTTTTGGCAGGTTTATTAGGCGGTTTACCAAGAATATTTGATGCGCTTACTGATCCAATCATGGGGTTTATTTCTGATAATACCAAATCAAAATGGGGTAGAAGAAGACCTTATATTTTTGTTGGTGCTATTTTAAGCGGAATTTTATTTGCAGTTTTATGGCAAATGGATCCAAATGAGTCTCAAAATTATAATTTTTGGTATTTCTTAATCATGTCTATGGTTTTTTTAATTGGTAATACCATGTTTGCGACTCCTTTAGTAGGTTTAGGTTATGAAATGACATCCGATTATAACGAACGAACTCGTTTGATGGCTTTTTCACAAACCATTGGTCAAATAGCTTGGATGATTGTGCCTTGGTTTTGGGTGATTATTGCAGATCCAACTATTTTTGAAACTCAAGCAATTGGGGTAAGAAAATTATCGATAATTGTAGGAATTGCTTGTATCATTTTAGGAGTTTTACCAGCTCTTTTTTGTAAAGGAATTGACTCAGCTCACATGGAAAATAGAAAAGAAATTTCGTTTAAAACACTATTTTCTAATTTAATAGATCTTTTTAAAAGTATTGCTCAAGTAGCTAAAAATAAGCCTTTTTTAAAATTATGTGGAGCTACGTTTTTAGTTTTTAATGGTTTTCAAATGGTTGCAGCTTTTAGTGTATATATCATTGTTTTTTACATGTACAATGGTAGTTATGCAGATGCAGGTACTTGGCCAGCTTGGTTTTCTACAGTGACTGCTTTAGTAACAGCTTTTGCGGTAATTCCAATTGTAACAATTATTGCAAATAAATTTGGAAAACGTCAAGCATTCATTATTTCTACTGCCTTATCTATTGTGGGATATATTTTAAAATGGTGGGCTTTTGATGTTAATAATCCATATTTAATTTTTATGCCAATTCCATTCATGGCTTTTGGTTTGGGAGGATTATTTACATTAATGATGAGTATGACAGCAGATGTATGTGATTTGGATGAATTAGAAAATGGAATGCCTCGTAAAGAAGGAACTTTTGGGGCAATTTATTGGTGGATGGTTAAATTGGGGCAAGCTTTAGCGTTAGTTTTAGGGGGTGCTGTATTAAAATTTGTAGGATTTGATGGAAATGCAGCTCAACAAACAGCTGAAACAATGACAAGTTTACGATTGGCAGATGTAATTATTCCATCTATAACAGCAGGTTTGGCAATTGTGGTAATGTGGAGCTATAGTTTAAGCGAAAGTCGAGCTAAAAAAATCAAAGAACAATTAATAGAAAGAAGAGGGGAATTATAA
- a CDS encoding glycosyl hydrolase family 17 has protein sequence MKNIMKTFLHVLLVVLIISCANKESKQKTILSTKKELTAADILGNPNYQAISFGGYREKTREIQPTIAQLKEDMKLLHAMGIRILRTYNVQPKLPHASNVLEAIHQLKKEDPNFEMYVMLGAWIDCLNAWTGLEPNHDVESPENEGEIARAAALANKYPNIVKVIAVGNEAMIRWATSYYVQPNVILKWVNHLQKMKKEGKLPKDLWITSSDDFASWGGGEESYRTKDLEALIKAVDYVSMHTYAYHNSHYNPEFWKIPESEQNLSDLEKVNSAMKRALEFAKMQYKNVSDYVKSIDSTKTIHIGETGWASISDGHYGIHGSRATDEYKQGLYFKHLRKWTTKEKISCFYFEAFDEQWKDAGNKNGSENHFGLINLNGEAKFALWDLVDKGTFEGLKRDGKTITKTFNGDKKELLKTVFPPNTDYPR, from the coding sequence ATGAAAAATATAATGAAAACTTTTTTACACGTATTACTTGTTGTTCTTATTATTTCTTGCGCAAATAAAGAATCAAAACAAAAGACTATTTTGAGTACAAAAAAAGAACTTACAGCAGCAGATATTTTAGGAAATCCAAATTATCAAGCGATTTCATTTGGTGGTTACAGAGAAAAAACAAGAGAAATTCAACCAACAATTGCTCAGTTAAAAGAAGATATGAAACTTTTGCACGCTATGGGAATTCGAATCTTGAGAACTTATAATGTGCAACCAAAATTACCTCACGCTTCTAATGTTTTAGAGGCTATTCATCAATTGAAAAAAGAAGATCCAAATTTTGAAATGTATGTAATGTTAGGTGCATGGATTGATTGTTTGAATGCTTGGACTGGTTTAGAGCCAAATCACGATGTAGAAAGTCCTGAAAATGAAGGAGAAATTGCAAGAGCAGCAGCTTTAGCAAATAAATATCCTAATATTGTTAAGGTTATTGCTGTTGGAAACGAAGCAATGATTCGTTGGGCAACTAGCTATTATGTTCAACCCAATGTAATTTTAAAATGGGTAAATCATCTTCAAAAAATGAAAAAAGAGGGAAAACTTCCCAAAGATTTATGGATTACAAGTTCAGATGATTTTGCTTCTTGGGGTGGAGGTGAAGAAAGCTACAGAACAAAAGATTTAGAAGCATTAATCAAAGCAGTAGATTATGTTTCCATGCATACGTACGCATACCACAACTCACATTACAATCCTGAATTTTGGAAAATTCCAGAAAGTGAACAAAATTTATCAGATCTTGAAAAAGTAAATTCGGCAATGAAAAGAGCCTTAGAATTTGCCAAAATGCAGTATAAAAATGTGTCTGATTATGTAAAAAGCATCGATTCAACCAAAACAATTCATATTGGTGAAACAGGTTGGGCGTCTATTTCTGATGGTCATTACGGAATTCATGGTTCAAGAGCAACAGACGAATACAAGCAAGGTTTGTATTTTAAGCATTTGAGAAAATGGACTACTAAAGAAAAAATATCCTGTTTTTATTTTGAAGCTTTTGACGAACAATGGAAAGATGCTGGAAATAAAAATGGTTCTGAAAATCATTTTGGATTGATCAATTTAAATGGAGAAGCAAAGTTTGCACTTTGGGATTTGGTTGATAAAGGAACTTTTGAAGGATTAAAGCGAGATGGAAAAACCATTACCAAAACTTTTAACGGAGATAAAAAAGAATTGTTAAAAACGGTATTTCCGCCAAACACAGACTATCCAAGATAA
- a CDS encoding glycoside hydrolase family 30 protein, whose product MILSCEIKQEVLIVDVYETSASGNNLKKLTDFSIEENKDSLLNITLFPQKKRQKITGFGGSFTEASAYLLNNISKKNRDSIIEAYFGETGAKYSLTRTHMNSCDFSLGQYSYAPIAGDKELVNFTIDEDKSDIIPMIKDAMKVSKDGFKILASPWTASPWMKDNNAWVGGKLLQEYYDTWALFFSKYVTAYNKEGIDIWGFTVENEPLGNGNNWESMHFTPDEMTNFVQHHLGPKLRNDYPEIKILGYDQNREHLKEWIDSQFKNEETSKYFDGTAIHWYASTFHYFSDELQYAHQKAPNKYLIQSEACVDAEVPKWKDDAWYWKKEATDWGWDWAPEKDKHMHPKYAPVHRYARDIIGCLNNWVDGWIDWNMVLDTQGGPNWFKNWCVAPIIVDPAKDEVYFTPLYYTLSHFSKFIRPEATIFEVENSDKDIMVTAAENPDGTIAVVVFNETNQSKNIQLLLDNQKVNIKMNGQSIQTIVIPNNEN is encoded by the coding sequence ATGATACTAAGTTGTGAAATCAAACAAGAGGTTTTGATTGTAGATGTTTATGAAACGTCTGCAAGTGGAAATAATTTAAAAAAATTGACTGATTTTTCTATTGAAGAAAATAAAGATAGTTTGTTGAATATCACGCTTTTTCCACAGAAAAAGCGTCAAAAAATCACAGGTTTTGGAGGTTCATTTACAGAAGCTTCAGCGTATTTATTAAACAACATTAGTAAAAAAAATAGAGATTCTATTATTGAAGCCTATTTTGGAGAAACGGGTGCAAAGTATTCTTTGACAAGAACACATATGAATTCGTGCGATTTTTCTTTGGGACAATATTCATACGCGCCAATTGCTGGTGATAAAGAATTGGTCAATTTTACGATTGATGAAGATAAAAGCGACATCATTCCTATGATCAAAGATGCTATGAAAGTATCTAAAGACGGATTTAAAATTTTAGCTTCACCTTGGACAGCTTCACCTTGGATGAAGGATAACAATGCTTGGGTGGGAGGAAAATTATTACAAGAATATTATGATACTTGGGCGTTATTTTTCTCAAAATATGTAACTGCTTATAACAAAGAAGGAATTGATATTTGGGGATTTACTGTTGAAAATGAACCGCTTGGGAATGGAAATAATTGGGAGAGTATGCATTTTACTCCTGATGAAATGACCAATTTTGTACAACATCACTTAGGACCGAAATTGCGAAATGACTATCCTGAAATTAAAATTTTAGGCTATGATCAAAATAGAGAACATCTAAAAGAATGGATTGATTCACAATTTAAAAACGAAGAAACTTCAAAGTATTTTGATGGAACTGCGATTCATTGGTACGCAAGTACTTTTCATTATTTTTCGGATGAATTGCAATATGCACATCAAAAAGCACCTAATAAATATTTAATTCAGTCTGAGGCTTGTGTTGATGCAGAAGTTCCAAAGTGGAAAGATGATGCTTGGTATTGGAAAAAAGAAGCTACAGATTGGGGTTGGGATTGGGCACCAGAAAAAGACAAACACATGCATCCAAAATATGCACCTGTTCACAGATATGCAAGAGATATTATAGGTTGTTTAAATAATTGGGTTGATGGTTGGATTGATTGGAATATGGTTTTAGATACGCAAGGTGGCCCAAATTGGTTCAAGAATTGGTGTGTTGCTCCAATAATTGTTGATCCAGCAAAAGATGAGGTGTATTTTACACCATTATATTACACCTTATCACATTTTAGCAAATTTATAAGACCAGAAGCAACCATTTTTGAAGTTGAGAATTCTGATAAAGACATCATGGTTACAGCAGCAGAAAATCCTGATGGAACAATTGCAGTAGTTGTTTTTAATGAAACAAATCAATCAAAAAATATTCAGTTACTACTTGATAATCAAAAGGTAAATATTAAAATGAATGGACAATCAATTCAAACAATTGTAATTCCAAATAATGAAAACTAA